The Bombus terrestris chromosome 4, iyBomTerr1.2, whole genome shotgun sequence genome has a window encoding:
- the LOC100644286 gene encoding protogenin isoform X2 produces MAARVLLLSILFTEVLKPAYAAGVKEIGTGLYNKNVSKSESFNISPIKSSGITLEIQPSGHVILGKKGVTLTCITGPNQNISWLHNGIPAPPCGIARCTILKNGSLHLHKMVQKFKEKNSTTVNFKDYYKDEYRCVTRTNLGLLRSSPTFIHIAELAHVFKKSPENITVQEGEIARLSCLIDSVPFPPNITWQHNEKILLPNQSNLNSKYIMVPPGVLYIKATKLSDAGSYRCIVNNEFLKKTKKSKEAKLTVISRPEGNGSHIPPLLFPQISYNHWLLNGSNLSLVCAASGYPPPLMMWSFIPRYTGNHNVAQPRILLNSSIGINILSLVNVSTSDAGVYVCSVKNFVTNNVKIQNVTVDILIPPSFVKIPTNQVCPNGRTARFECQAQGLPVPKIYWLKDSLNITINGRRTIYTKEFNKMELAISATVPSDSGIYQCVAVNSVGEIWAAGRLQVNTSRNSPAAPTSLKCRALSPVKIFISWEPPKSLSHSSITAYTVHYSPVGGKEEVSPPEPGNSTSVEVTKLLEPYTNYSFYIRVWNNYGPSDQSATILCSTDPSVPKGAPKVNANILSSTKLNVSWEPLPKKESRGVVVQYKLQLRLHEHPSSRVLHLPADVDSYVFSDLIPGAQYDLRVLARTKQGWPNVSESQLEWITVTMPPAESNQFIIKNVVDVQVLIINASIVKMKWKINVRENNIIETEFDLWQIYCENQSGHKLATIFLPQNVTEYVFTNLDVNVSYTMGLCMISSGETTGCLTKQIHTIQLDTNNVPMALEAIPVSPTSINVTWSLNGVHEVNSFELCYHAIHVANSDGPKCFILNDTKANIDKLRPFTLYQFKVRAIQNNTNQSNFYSESVECYTNEDIPGKVEEVQWFLVNNTKVRIAWKEPSNINGIIQNYFVIYTMDLTDSATAWRNVTVLGNKTSTTLPGLTPGKRYFVMVQAMTKAGYGKPSDPIIIITGGSSKVPSPPDEQKPPQNTELDQSLGVILGVSISIGFITICLCSIYCRKKCENARILRESAQSTKGRASVRNGNRCCADQSSTSVSQQMNTRITPNEIELAVLCPTSPITTNPHLDTKGGKSNGILESCVKEPLLPSWEINGEPKDIHITKNSQYKTMDSVVLSTQKQEQEPEQDLDGTQLTVVNCTLGSSNSSLNNNSGCPDGDTSLPKPICISVPALGPNG; encoded by the exons TCAAAATCAGAAAGTTTCAACATTAGTCCAATCAAAAGTTCTGGCATAACATTAGAAATTCAACCTAGTGGTCATGTGATATTAGGAAAAAAAGGAGTTACACTTACTTGTATAACTGGACcaaatcaaaatatttcttgGTTACACAATGGAATACCTGCACCACCATGTGGTATTGCACGTTGTACTATTCTCAAGAATGGTTCTCTTCACTTACATAAG ATGGTGCAaaagtttaaagaaaaaaacTCTACTACAGTTAACTTTAAAGATTATTACAAAGATGAATATCGTTGTGTAACACGTACTAATTTAGGGCTTCTAAGATCATCTCCTACATTTATTCACATAGCAG AACTTGCCCATGTATTTAAAAAGTCACCAGAAAATATAACTGTACAAGAAGGTGAAATTGCAAGATTATCTTGTTTAATAGATAGTGTTCCTTTTCCTCCTAATATCACATGGCAgcataatgaaaaaatattgttGCCCAATCAGAGTAATTTAAA TAGTAAGTATATAATGGTACCACCAGGTGTTCTGTATATAAAAGCAACGAAGTTATCAGATGCTGGTTCATATAG ATGCATAGTAAATAATGAATTCCTAAAGAAAACCAAAAAAAGTAAGGAAGCAAAATTAACTGTTATTTCACGACCAGAGGGTAATGGATCACATATACCACCATTGTTATTTCCACAAATTTCATACAATCATTGGTTGTTAAATGGATCGAATCTTAGTTTAGTATGTGCTGCATCTGGATATCCACCACCACTTATGATGTGGTCATTTATTCCTCGCTATACTG gTAATCATAATGTTGCACAACCTCGCATTTTGCTTAATTCTAGTATTGGTATTAATATATTGTCACTAGTAAATGTGAGTACATCTGATGCAGGAGTTTATGTATGTTCTGTAAAGAACTTTGTTACAAATAATGTGAAGATTCAA AATGTAACAGTGGATATATTAATACCACCATCATTTGTGAAGATACCTACAAATCAAGTATGTCCAAATGGGAGAACCGCAAGATTTGAATGTCAAGCACAAGGGTTACCTGTGCCTAAAATATATTGGTTAAAAGATTCATTGAATATAACAATTAATG GACGTAGGACTATATATACAAAAGAATTTAATAAGATGGAACTTGCAATATCAGCAACAGTTCCATCTGATTCTGGTATTTATCAATGTGTTGCTGTAAATTCTGTGGGAGAAATTTGGGCCGCAGGTCGGCTTCAAGTAAACACATCTCGTAATAGTCCTGCTGCACCTACCTCTTTGAAATGTCGTGCTCTGTCACccgttaaaatttttatttcctggGAACCACCAAAGTCTCTATCACATAGCAGTATTACAGCTTATACCGTCCATTATAGTCCCGTAG GAGGCAAAGAAGAAGTTTCTCCACCTGAACCGGGTAATTCTACGTCAGTAGAAGTGACGAAGCTTCTTGAACCATATACTAATTATTCCTTCTACATACGAGTGTGGAACAATTATGGTCCTAGCGATCAATCAGCCACCATTTTGTGTTCTACAGACCCAAGTG TTCCTAAAGGTGCACCAAAAGTAAACGCGAATATACTTAGTAGTACAAAGTTAAATGTATCATGGGAGCCATTACCTAAAAAGGAGTCTCGTGGTGTTGTGGTacaatataaattacagttgAGACTGCATGAACATCCATCTTCTCGGGTTCTTCACTTACCCGCTGACGTGGATTCTTATGTATTTTCTG ATTTAATACCTGGAGCACAATACGACCTACGAGTACTAGCCAGAACAAAACAAGGTTGGCCTAACGTGAGCGAATCGCAATTAGAATGGATTACTGTAACTATGCCACCAGCTGAATCTAATcaatttattatcaaaaatGTTGTGGATGTAcaagtattaataataaatgctTCAATTGTAAAG atgaaatggaaaataaatgttAGGGAAAATAACATAATTGAAACGGAATTTGATCTTTGGCAAATTTATTGTGAGAATCAAAGTGGACATAAATTAGCAACTATTTTTTTACCACAAAATGTTACAGAATATGTATTTACTAATCTTG ATGTAAATGTTTCTTATACAATGGGCTTATGTATGATAAGTTCTGGTGAAACAACAGGCTGTTTAACAAAACAAATACATACTATTCAACTTGATACAA ATAATGTACCAATGGCCTTGGAAGCAATTCCTGTTTCACCTACTTCCATAAATGTTACATGGTCCTTAAATGGTGTGCATGAAGTGAACTCTTTTGAATTATGTTATCATGCAATTCATGTCGCAAATTCAGACGGTCctaaatgttttatatt GAATGATACAAAAGCAAATATTGACAAACTCAGACCATTTACGTTATATCAGTTTAAAGTAAGGGCCATTCAAAATAATACAAACCAAAGCAATTTTTATAGCGAATCTGTAGAATGTTATACGAATGAAGATA TCCCTGGCAAAGTAGAAGAAGTACAATGGTTTTTAGTAAATAATACAAAAGTCCGAATTGCATGGAAGGAACCGAGTAATATAAATGGTATAATACAgaactatttcgttatatataCAATGGACTTAACGGATTCAGCCACAGCATGGAGAAATGTAACAGTACTTGGTAATAAAACATCGACAACTTTACCTGGTCTAACTCCAGGAAAACGGTATTTTGTCATGGTTCAAGCTATGACAAAGGCCGGTTATGGTAAACCGTCAGATCCTATAATCATTATTACTGGCGGTTCATCAAAGGTACCAAGTCCTCCAGATGAACAAAAACCACCACAAAATACAGAACTCGATCAGAGTCTTG gTGTAATTCTTGGTGTAAGCATAAGTATTGGATTTATTACAATTTGCCTGTGCAGTATATATTGTCGAAAAAAATGTGAGAATGCTCGTATTTTGAGAGAAAGTGCGCAATCTACAAAAGGTCGTGCTTCGGTACGAAATGGAAATAGATGTTGCGCGGATCAGTCTTCTACATCAGTGAGTCAACAGATGAATACCAGAATAACACCTAATGAAATTGAACTTGCTGTTCTTTGTCCCACATCTCCAATCACAACTAACCCACATTTAGACACGAAA GGTGGCAAATCTAATGGAATTCTTGAATCTTGTGTAAAAGAGCCTTTATTACCATCATGGGAAATAAATGGTGAACCGAAAGATATTCATATAACAAAAAATTCTCAG TACAAAACAATGGACAGTGTTGTCTTAAGTACACAAAAACAAGAACAAGAGCCAGAACAAGATTTAGATGGCACACAGCTTACGGTGGTCAATTGTACTTTAGGCAGTAGCAATAGCagtttaaataataattctggTTGTCCAGATGGAGATACGTCCTTACCAAAACCTATATGTATATCTGTTCCGGCGCTTGGACCAAATGGATGA
- the LOC100644286 gene encoding protogenin isoform X1, whose amino-acid sequence MAARVLLLSILFTEVLKPAYAAGVKEIGTGLYNKNVSKSESFNISPIKSSGITLEIQPSGHVILGKKGVTLTCITGPNQNISWLHNGIPAPPCGIARCTILKNGSLHLHKMVQKFKEKNSTTVNFKDYYKDEYRCVTRTNLGLLRSSPTFIHIAELAHVFKKSPENITVQEGEIARLSCLIDSVPFPPNITWQHNEKILLPNQSNLNSKYIMVPPGVLYIKATKLSDAGSYRCIVNNEFLKKTKKSKEAKLTVISRPEGNGSHIPPLLFPQISYNHWLLNGSNLSLVCAASGYPPPLMMWSFIPRYTGNHNVAQPRILLNSSIGINILSLVNVSTSDAGVYVCSVKNFVTNNVKIQNVTVDILIPPSFVKIPTNQVCPNGRTARFECQAQGLPVPKIYWLKDSLNITINGRRTIYTKEFNKMELAISATVPSDSGIYQCVAVNSVGEIWAAGRLQVNTSRNSPAAPTSLKCRALSPVKIFISWEPPKSLSHSSITAYTVHYSPVEGGKEEVSPPEPGNSTSVEVTKLLEPYTNYSFYIRVWNNYGPSDQSATILCSTDPSVPKGAPKVNANILSSTKLNVSWEPLPKKESRGVVVQYKLQLRLHEHPSSRVLHLPADVDSYVFSDLIPGAQYDLRVLARTKQGWPNVSESQLEWITVTMPPAESNQFIIKNVVDVQVLIINASIVKMKWKINVRENNIIETEFDLWQIYCENQSGHKLATIFLPQNVTEYVFTNLDVNVSYTMGLCMISSGETTGCLTKQIHTIQLDTNNVPMALEAIPVSPTSINVTWSLNGVHEVNSFELCYHAIHVANSDGPKCFILNDTKANIDKLRPFTLYQFKVRAIQNNTNQSNFYSESVECYTNEDIPGKVEEVQWFLVNNTKVRIAWKEPSNINGIIQNYFVIYTMDLTDSATAWRNVTVLGNKTSTTLPGLTPGKRYFVMVQAMTKAGYGKPSDPIIIITGGSSKVPSPPDEQKPPQNTELDQSLGVILGVSISIGFITICLCSIYCRKKCENARILRESAQSTKGRASVRNGNRCCADQSSTSVSQQMNTRITPNEIELAVLCPTSPITTNPHLDTKGGKSNGILESCVKEPLLPSWEINGEPKDIHITKNSQYKTMDSVVLSTQKQEQEPEQDLDGTQLTVVNCTLGSSNSSLNNNSGCPDGDTSLPKPICISVPALGPNG is encoded by the exons TCAAAATCAGAAAGTTTCAACATTAGTCCAATCAAAAGTTCTGGCATAACATTAGAAATTCAACCTAGTGGTCATGTGATATTAGGAAAAAAAGGAGTTACACTTACTTGTATAACTGGACcaaatcaaaatatttcttgGTTACACAATGGAATACCTGCACCACCATGTGGTATTGCACGTTGTACTATTCTCAAGAATGGTTCTCTTCACTTACATAAG ATGGTGCAaaagtttaaagaaaaaaacTCTACTACAGTTAACTTTAAAGATTATTACAAAGATGAATATCGTTGTGTAACACGTACTAATTTAGGGCTTCTAAGATCATCTCCTACATTTATTCACATAGCAG AACTTGCCCATGTATTTAAAAAGTCACCAGAAAATATAACTGTACAAGAAGGTGAAATTGCAAGATTATCTTGTTTAATAGATAGTGTTCCTTTTCCTCCTAATATCACATGGCAgcataatgaaaaaatattgttGCCCAATCAGAGTAATTTAAA TAGTAAGTATATAATGGTACCACCAGGTGTTCTGTATATAAAAGCAACGAAGTTATCAGATGCTGGTTCATATAG ATGCATAGTAAATAATGAATTCCTAAAGAAAACCAAAAAAAGTAAGGAAGCAAAATTAACTGTTATTTCACGACCAGAGGGTAATGGATCACATATACCACCATTGTTATTTCCACAAATTTCATACAATCATTGGTTGTTAAATGGATCGAATCTTAGTTTAGTATGTGCTGCATCTGGATATCCACCACCACTTATGATGTGGTCATTTATTCCTCGCTATACTG gTAATCATAATGTTGCACAACCTCGCATTTTGCTTAATTCTAGTATTGGTATTAATATATTGTCACTAGTAAATGTGAGTACATCTGATGCAGGAGTTTATGTATGTTCTGTAAAGAACTTTGTTACAAATAATGTGAAGATTCAA AATGTAACAGTGGATATATTAATACCACCATCATTTGTGAAGATACCTACAAATCAAGTATGTCCAAATGGGAGAACCGCAAGATTTGAATGTCAAGCACAAGGGTTACCTGTGCCTAAAATATATTGGTTAAAAGATTCATTGAATATAACAATTAATG GACGTAGGACTATATATACAAAAGAATTTAATAAGATGGAACTTGCAATATCAGCAACAGTTCCATCTGATTCTGGTATTTATCAATGTGTTGCTGTAAATTCTGTGGGAGAAATTTGGGCCGCAGGTCGGCTTCAAGTAAACACATCTCGTAATAGTCCTGCTGCACCTACCTCTTTGAAATGTCGTGCTCTGTCACccgttaaaatttttatttcctggGAACCACCAAAGTCTCTATCACATAGCAGTATTACAGCTTATACCGTCCATTATAGTCCCGTAG AAGGAGGCAAAGAAGAAGTTTCTCCACCTGAACCGGGTAATTCTACGTCAGTAGAAGTGACGAAGCTTCTTGAACCATATACTAATTATTCCTTCTACATACGAGTGTGGAACAATTATGGTCCTAGCGATCAATCAGCCACCATTTTGTGTTCTACAGACCCAAGTG TTCCTAAAGGTGCACCAAAAGTAAACGCGAATATACTTAGTAGTACAAAGTTAAATGTATCATGGGAGCCATTACCTAAAAAGGAGTCTCGTGGTGTTGTGGTacaatataaattacagttgAGACTGCATGAACATCCATCTTCTCGGGTTCTTCACTTACCCGCTGACGTGGATTCTTATGTATTTTCTG ATTTAATACCTGGAGCACAATACGACCTACGAGTACTAGCCAGAACAAAACAAGGTTGGCCTAACGTGAGCGAATCGCAATTAGAATGGATTACTGTAACTATGCCACCAGCTGAATCTAATcaatttattatcaaaaatGTTGTGGATGTAcaagtattaataataaatgctTCAATTGTAAAG atgaaatggaaaataaatgttAGGGAAAATAACATAATTGAAACGGAATTTGATCTTTGGCAAATTTATTGTGAGAATCAAAGTGGACATAAATTAGCAACTATTTTTTTACCACAAAATGTTACAGAATATGTATTTACTAATCTTG ATGTAAATGTTTCTTATACAATGGGCTTATGTATGATAAGTTCTGGTGAAACAACAGGCTGTTTAACAAAACAAATACATACTATTCAACTTGATACAA ATAATGTACCAATGGCCTTGGAAGCAATTCCTGTTTCACCTACTTCCATAAATGTTACATGGTCCTTAAATGGTGTGCATGAAGTGAACTCTTTTGAATTATGTTATCATGCAATTCATGTCGCAAATTCAGACGGTCctaaatgttttatatt GAATGATACAAAAGCAAATATTGACAAACTCAGACCATTTACGTTATATCAGTTTAAAGTAAGGGCCATTCAAAATAATACAAACCAAAGCAATTTTTATAGCGAATCTGTAGAATGTTATACGAATGAAGATA TCCCTGGCAAAGTAGAAGAAGTACAATGGTTTTTAGTAAATAATACAAAAGTCCGAATTGCATGGAAGGAACCGAGTAATATAAATGGTATAATACAgaactatttcgttatatataCAATGGACTTAACGGATTCAGCCACAGCATGGAGAAATGTAACAGTACTTGGTAATAAAACATCGACAACTTTACCTGGTCTAACTCCAGGAAAACGGTATTTTGTCATGGTTCAAGCTATGACAAAGGCCGGTTATGGTAAACCGTCAGATCCTATAATCATTATTACTGGCGGTTCATCAAAGGTACCAAGTCCTCCAGATGAACAAAAACCACCACAAAATACAGAACTCGATCAGAGTCTTG gTGTAATTCTTGGTGTAAGCATAAGTATTGGATTTATTACAATTTGCCTGTGCAGTATATATTGTCGAAAAAAATGTGAGAATGCTCGTATTTTGAGAGAAAGTGCGCAATCTACAAAAGGTCGTGCTTCGGTACGAAATGGAAATAGATGTTGCGCGGATCAGTCTTCTACATCAGTGAGTCAACAGATGAATACCAGAATAACACCTAATGAAATTGAACTTGCTGTTCTTTGTCCCACATCTCCAATCACAACTAACCCACATTTAGACACGAAA GGTGGCAAATCTAATGGAATTCTTGAATCTTGTGTAAAAGAGCCTTTATTACCATCATGGGAAATAAATGGTGAACCGAAAGATATTCATATAACAAAAAATTCTCAG TACAAAACAATGGACAGTGTTGTCTTAAGTACACAAAAACAAGAACAAGAGCCAGAACAAGATTTAGATGGCACACAGCTTACGGTGGTCAATTGTACTTTAGGCAGTAGCAATAGCagtttaaataataattctggTTGTCCAGATGGAGATACGTCCTTACCAAAACCTATATGTATATCTGTTCCGGCGCTTGGACCAAATGGATGA
- the LOC100644395 gene encoding uncharacterized protein LOC100644395, translating to MATSGSNKKPRVIILGGCGFIGRNLVEYLLDNDLVSFIRVVDKVPPQTAWLNTKHQQLFEHPLLEFKSANLINTVSCQNAFLSDNPINFVINCAGETKSSQTDPVYKEGIYKLSMNCAQQAAKLQVDRYVEISSGNFSTSDKNSLKEEDAGEPWTFVAKYKLQVENDLKIIPNLNFTILRPAIVYGCGDRNGLAPRLVVGAVYKHLGEMMKLLWGPDLHMNTVHVRDIARAIWHVVNRPETVGQTYNVVDEGDSTQGSISAIVSELFNINHDYWGTALSTLAKTDMSSVVEEVNDKHMGPWAEACNKDGVENSPLSPYIDQELLYNKHLYLQTGKLSSVGFTYLYPKLTKDALKEVLDDYVNMKIFPHSLVL from the exons ATGGCAACGTCTGGTTCTAATAAAAAGCCAAGAGTAATAATTTTAGGAG GATGCGGTTTCATAGGACGTAATCTCGTGGAATATCTACTGGATAACGATCTTGTGTCCTTTATACGTGTCGTGGATAAAGTGCCGCCGCAAACTGCTTGGCTGAATACTAAACATCAGCAATTATTCGAGCATCCTTTGCTCGAATTTAAGAGCGCAAATTTAATCAACACTG tatcttgtcaaaatgcatttttatctgACAATCCGATTAATTTTGTAATCAATTGTGCTGGAGAAACAAAGAGCAGTCAAACAGATCCTGTATATAAAGAAGGAATTTATAAGTTGAGTATGAATTGTGCTCAACAAGCTGCAAAATTACAAGTTGATCGTTATGTAGAAATATCTTCTGGTAATTTTAGTACCTCTGACAAA AATTCTCTCAAAGAAGAAGATGCTGGAGAACCATGGACATTTGTTGCAAAGTATAAGTTACAAGTAGAGAATGATTTAAAAATCATACCAAATTTAAACTTTACAATCCTTAGACCAGCCATAGTATATGGCTGTGGTGATAGAAATGGATtag CACCACGTTTAGTGGTAGGAGCTGTTTATAAACATTTGGGAGAAATGATGAAGTTACTTTGGGGACCAGATCTTCACATGAACACAGTTCATGTGAGGGATATAGCCAGGGCTATTTGGCATGTAGTAAATAGGCCAGAAACTGTAGGtcaaacatataacgttgttgACGAAGGTGATTCAACTCAAGGATCAATCAGTGCTATAGTTTCagaattatttaatatcaatCATGATTATTGGGGTACTGCACTATCTACACTAGCCAAA acaGATATGAGTTCTGTTGTTGAAGAAGTCAATGACAAACATATGGGACCTTGGGCAGAAGCTTGCAATAAAGATGGTGTGGAAAATAGTCCTCTATCTCCATACATAGATCAAGAACTTCTTTACAATAAGCATTTATATCTACAGACAGGAAAATTATCGAGTGTTGGGTTTACATATCTTTATCCAAAACTCACAAAAGATGCTTTGAAAGag gttCTTGATGATTATGTAAACATGAAGATATTTCCACATTCCTTGGTTCTATGA